Below is a window of Leptotrichia sp. oral taxon 215 str. W9775 DNA.
TGTAGGCTCATCAAAAAGAAGTACTTCCGGTTCCATTGCAAGTGCCCTTGCTATTGCAACCCTCTGTTTCTGTCCTCCTGATATTTGAGCCGGTTTTGCATGAATAAATCTTTCCATTCCTACTTTTGCCAAAAGTTCCTTTGCTGTCTTTTCAGCTTCTTCACGTGATTTTTTCAGAACCTTCATCTGACCAATTACACAGTTGTCAAGAACACTGAGATTATTGAAAAGGTTAAACTGCTGAAAAACCATTCCTACTTTTTCCCTCAGTTTTACAAGTGGCATGCTTCCTGAAACAATATCTTTCCCATGAAACAGTATCTCACCTTCAGTAGGTCTTTCCAGTAGGTTTATACATCTTAAAAGAGTAGATTTTCCACTTCCTGAAGATCCTATAATACTTACAACTTCCTTTTCGTATACATCAAAGTTTATATCCTTTAAAACTGTTCTTTTTCCAAAATCTTTTCTTATATTTTTTATTTCAATTACTTTATTTCCTTTTTCCATTATGCATTACCTCCTGAAATCTCAACATTCTGAGAATTTTCTTCCGCTACCTCTTCCAAAAACTCAAAATTTTGAGGTCCGTCTATTTTTTTCTCTATATATTTCAGGATTGCAGT
It encodes the following:
- a CDS encoding amino acid ABC transporter ATP-binding protein — translated: MEKGNKVIEIKNIRKDFGKRTVLKDINFDVYEKEVVSIIGSSGSGKSTLLRCINLLERPTEGEILFHGKDIVSGSMPLVKLREKVGMVFQQFNLFNNLSVLDNCVIGQMKVLKKSREEAEKTAKELLAKVGMERFIHAKPAQISGGQKQRVAIARALAMEPEVLLFDEPTSALDPEMVGEVLKVMKDLAKSGLTMLVVTHEMDFAHDVSSRVVFMDQGVIVEDDRPEIIFDNPKHERTKEFLSRMLNK